The genomic stretch TGACCGCCGATTTTAATCCCATTCACGTCGATCCAGACTTTGCGCAACGCACGCCCTTTGGGGCGCCGATCAATCACGGCACCCTCGGGCTGTCTCTCTTGGCGCAGGCCATCGAAACGACACTCGGTCCCGTGCCGCATCAGGTGAACGTCCGCTTTTCAAGGCCCGCGCCGGTTGGCGTTTCGCTGATCGCCGCTGGCGACTTGCTGGAAA from Antarctobacter heliothermus encodes the following:
- a CDS encoding MaoC family dehydratase, whose protein sequence is MTSNLALPPHLTQARIETNATKTARYAALTADFNPIHVDPDFAQRTPFGAPINHGTLGLSLLAQAIETTLGPVPHQVNVRFSRPAPVGVSLIAAGDLLETGDGYHVHVTTDDGVRVIEGTLHLLEPTKIEQKESSDDRN